In Doryrhamphus excisus isolate RoL2022-K1 chromosome 7, RoL_Dexc_1.0, whole genome shotgun sequence, one genomic interval encodes:
- the LOC131132004 gene encoding kinesin-like protein KIF21A isoform X2 has product MSSGPDESSVRVALRIRPQLAREKIEGCHICTYVMPGEPQVFLGKDKAFTYDYVFDMDTQQDAIYTNCTERLIDGCFEGYNATIFAYGQTGSGKTYTMGTGFDVNIGEDELGIIPRAVNHLFRGIEERRQAATEQGKPVPEFKINAQFLELYNEEVLDLFDTTRDIETRRQKSNVRIHEDASGGIYTVGVTTRSVTSAAEMIQCLKLGALSRTTASTQMNVQSSRSHAIFTIHLCQVRMCSPDNENTTDKRIANDSEIDEFETLTAKFHFVDLAGSERLKRTGATGDRAKEGISINCGLLALGNVISALGDRSKRSTHVPYRDSKLTRLLQDSLGGNSQTVMIACISPSDRDFMETLNTLKYANRARNIKNKVVVNQDRASQQISALRTEIARLQMELMEYKTGKRTVGEDGMEGINDLVHENSMLQTENNNLRVRVKAMQETIDAQRARLTQILSDGANHALAKTGEGNEEIGNMVHNYIKEIEELRTKLLESEALNENLRKILSRASTRSSLYAGPASFSPVLLGPEKEASDVIEMAKRDLEKLKKKEKKKKKRLRQCQESHHEDASVVKEENPGNDVEVEASDHEEGEDCDGEEEDSDTAGEETSEESESEELDEKENVQADLANITCEIAIKQKLIDELENSQRRLHTLKQQYEQKLVMLQNKIRDTQLERDKVLHNMGSVETCTEEKAKKIKAEYEKKLNSMNKELQKLQSAQKEHARLLKSQSQYEKQLKKLQQDVTEMKKTKVALMRQMKEQQERNRATECKRNREIASLKKDQRRAEHQVKQLEAQRRQQELILRRKNEEVTALRRQVRPVSGKVTRKVTTPETLPEASHRSTPGRPHSSGTSASNGSRSSPVWTRSVYLTRTARAKWQSLERRVTDIIMQRMTISNMETDMNRLLKQREELTKRRERVSRKKTKMVAEGADTERPLTSLNEELESLSANIDYINDSIADCQANIMQMEEAKEEGDTVDVTAVISSCNLSEARFLLDHFMTMSINKGLQAAQKDSQLKVMEGRLKQTEINSATQNQLLFHMLKEKAEINPELDALLGSALQELGYLSPENGDEDSSDESTPSPAAEGSTLTSDLMKLCGETRLRSKARRRTTTQMELLYASSGDHSSDSPTGDFSGPLLSIMEHQDGLPDTHRTPDREPTVSPSLTRPVGGFRSRSPTSTPERRQLERSPLSRRKLQEKGGAATSVCIGNDYKTLLDESPVFEGNRGVIHTVPPPKTTKAAKLQCVHIAEGHTKPVLCVDATEDLLFTGSKDRTCKVWNLVTGQEIMSLAEHPSSVVSVRYTSSLVFTVSTAYIKVWDIRDCAKCIRTLTASGQVGTGDTCSSAASFTIPPGESQINHIAINSSGSFLYAAAGNAVRMWDLRKFASTGKLTGHLGAVTCLTVDKLANGQDLVLSGSKDHHIKMFEVAEATQGSVSSCHTFDPAHLDSVESLSVHGDFFYSGSRDCYIKKWDLASKKLLQQTASAQTDWVSALAVVPGSSALLSGCRGGLLRLWHADSLAALGEVQGHDSPINGLASNSSQLFTASDDRTVKIWEAKGSLEDGVH; this is encoded by the exons ATGAGCAGTGGACCGGATGAGAGCTCGGTGCGAGTGGCACTGAG GATTCGTCCTCAGTTGGCCAGAGAGAAGATCGAGGGTTGCCATATTTGCACATACGTGATGCCCGGGGAGCCGCAGGTGTTTCTGGGCAAGGACAAAGCCTTCACTTACGACTATGTCTTCGACATGGACACCCAGCAGGACGCCATCTACACTAACTGCACCGAGAGGCTGATTGATGGCTGCTTCGAGGGCTACAACGCTACCATATTTGCATACGGACAG ACCGGCTCGGGAAAGACATACACCATGGGAACCGGCTTTGACGTCAACATCGGCGAGGATGAGCTAGGTATCATTCCCAGGGCCGTCAACCACCTGTTTCGGGGAATCGAGGAGCGCAGGCAGGCCGCCACGGAACAGGGAAAGCCCGTCCCGGAGTTTAAAATCAACGCTCAGTTCTTGGag cTGTACAACGAGGAAGTACTGGACCTGTTCGACACGACGCGAGACATCGAAACCAGGAGGCAGAAATCCAACGTCCGCATCCATGAGGATGCCAGCGGAGGCATCTACACGGTTGGCGTCACCACACGCAGCGTCACTTCTGCCGCCGAG ATGATCCAGTGTTTGAAGCTGGGCGCTCTCTCCAGAACCACGGCCAGCACTCAGATGAACGTCCAGAGTTCGCGCTCCCACGCCATCTTCACTATCCACCTGTGCCAAGTTCGAATGTGCTCACCAGACAAC GAAAACACCACAGACAAGCGCATAGCGAATGATTCGGAAATCGACGAGTTTGAGACGCTGACGGCTAAGTTCCACTTTGTGGACCTAGCAGGTTCTGAGAGGCTGAAGAGGACTGGAGCAACAGGTGACAGAGCCAAGGAAGGCATCTCCATCAACTGTGGACTG CTGGCCCTGGGCAATGTCATCAGCGCTTTAGGTGACCGAAGTAAGCGCTCCACTCATGTGCCTTACAGAGACTCCAAACTCACCCGCCTCTTGCAGGACTCCCTTGGCGGCAACAG TCAAACAGTGATGATCGCCTGCATCAGCCCGTCAGACCGCGACTTCATGGAGACTTTAAACACCCTCAAGTACGCCAACCGAGCACGTAACATCAAAAACAAGGTGGTGGTGAACCAGGACAGAGCCAGCCAGCAGATCAGCGCCCTGAGGACTGAGATAGCACGTCTCCAGATGGAGCTGATGGAGTACAAGACG GGTAAGCGAACAGTAGGCGAAGACGGCATGGAGGGGATCAACGACTTGGTCCATGAGAACTCCATGTTGCAGACGGAGAATAACAACCTGAGGGTCAGGGTGAAGGCCATGCAGGAGACCATTGACGCCCAACGAGCCAGACTCACTCAGATACTCAGTGATGGAGCCAACCACGCCCTGGCCAAAACAG GTGAAGGCAACGAGGAAATCGGGAACATGGTCCATAACTACATCAAGGAAATCGAGGAGCTCAG aACCAAACTTCTGGAAAGTGAGGCTCTAAACGAGAACCTCAGGAAGATCCTTTCCCGTGCTTCCACTCGCTCCTCCTTGTACGCCGGTCCCGCCTCCTTCTCCCCTGTCCTGCTGGGGCCTGAGAAGGAGGCCAGTGATGTcatagagatggccaagagaGATCTGGAGAAGCTCAAGAAgaaggaaaagaagaagaaaaagag ACTGAGGCAGTGCCAGGAGAGTCACCACGAGGATGCCAG cgttGTTAAGGAAGAAAACCCAGGCAATGATGTCGAGGTG GAGGCCAGTGACCATGAGGAAGGCGAGGACTGTGATGGAGAGGAAGAGGACTCGGACACAGCAGGAGAGGAGACGTCTGAGGAGTCCGAGTCTGAGGAGCTGGATGAAAAAG AAAATGTCCAGGCGGACCTGGCCAACATCACGTGCGAGATCGCCATCAAGCAGAAGCTCATAGATGAACTGGAGAACAGCCAGCGGCGCCTTCACACGCTCAAACAGCAGTACGAGCAGAAGCTGGTGATGCTGCAGAATAAGATCAGGGACACGCAGCTGGAGAGAGACAAAGTTCTCCATAATATGG GTTCTGTTGAGACGTGCACAGAGGAAAAGGCAAAAAAGATCAAGGCGGAGTACGAGAAGAAGCTGAACTCCATGAACAAGGAGCTGCAGAAGCTCCAGTCGGCTCAGAAGGAGCATGCCCGGCTGTTGAAGAGCCAGTCCCAGTATGAGAAGCAGCTCAAGAAACTGCAGCAGGACGTCACCGAGATGAAGAAGACGAAG GTGGCACTGATGCGTCAAATGAAGGAGCAACAGGAGCGTAATCGAGCTACAGAGTGCAAAAGGAACAGGGAGATAGCTTCTCTGAAGAAAGACCAGCGGAGAGCTGAG CACCAAGTGAAGCAGCTGGAGGCTCAGAGGAGACAACAAGAGTTAATCTTACGCAGGAAGAACGAAGAG GTGACTGCTCTGAGGAGGCAGGTGAGGCCAGTGTCTGGCAAGGTGACCAGGAAAGTCACCACACCCGAAACACTCCCAGAAGCATCCCATCGGAGCACTCCAGGAAGGCCGCATTCCTCCGGAACATCAGCATCCAACGGCTCCAG AAGCTCTCCTGTGTGGACAAGAAGCGTCTACCTCACCCGCACAGCCAGGGCCAAATGGCAGTCTCTGGAGAGACGCGTCACTGACATCATCATGCAGAGGATGACCATCTCCAACATGGAGACGGACATGAATCGACTCCTGAAG CAAAGGGAGGAGCTTACCAAGCGGAGGGAGCGAGTATCCCGAAAGAAGACAAAGATGGTGGCCGAGGGTGCCGATACAGAGCGCCCGCTGACCTCCTTGAACGAGGAGCTGGAGTCTTTGAGTGCCAACATTGACTACATCAACGACAGCATTGCAGACTGCCAGGCCAACATCATGCAGATGGAGGAGGCCAAG GAGGAAGGAGACACGGTAGATGTTACGGCAGTGATCAGCTCGTGTAATCTCTCAGAGGCACGCTTCCTTTTGGACCATTTCATGACCATGTCCATCAATAAG GGTCTTCAGGCGGCTCAGAAAGACTCCCagctgaaggtgatggagggcCGGCTGAAGCAGACGGAGATCAACAGCGCCACCCAGAACCAGCTCCTGTTCCACATGCTGAAGGAGAAAGCCGAGATCAATCCGGAGCTGGACGCCCTCCTGGGTAGCGCCCTTCAAG AGTTAGGTTACCTGTCACCAG AAAATGGAGACGAAGACAGCAGTGATGAGTCCACCCCCAGCCCGGCTGCAGAGGGGag CACGCTGACGTCAGATCTGATGAAGTTATGTGGTGAAACCAGGCTGAGAAGTAAG GCTCGCAGAAGGACCACGACCCAGATGGAGCTGCTTTACGCCAGCTCTGGGGATCATTCCTCCGACTCCCCCACAGGGGACTTCTCTGGCCCTTTGCTTTCCATCATGGAGCATCAGGACGGGCTTCCAGACACTCACAGAACTCCTGACCGTGAACCGACTGTCTCTCCGTCTCTCACCCGTCCAGTCGGGGG TTTCAGATCCAGGTCACCGACGAGCACCCCTGAGAGGAGGCAGCTTGAGCGCTCGCCCCTCAGCCGCAGGAAGCTGCAGGAGAAAGGGGGAGCAGCCACTTCAGTTTGCATAGGAAATGACTACAAAACACT attggATGAGTCTCCTGTATTTGAAGGCAATAG AGGCGTAATCCACACCGTGCCCCCTCCCAAGACCACCAAGGCGGCCAAACTCCAATGTGTGCACATCGCCGAGGGACACACCAAGCCCGTCCTCTGTGTGGACGCCACAGAGGATCTACTCTTCACTGGATCGAAAG ATCGAACGTGTAAGGTGTGGAACCTGGTGACGGGTCAGGAGATCATGTCTTTAGCGGAGCATCCCAGCAGTGTTGTCTCAGTCAG GTACACTTCCAGCCTCGTCTTTACGGTCTCTACTGCTTACATCAAAGTGTGGGACATACGGGATTGTGCAAAATGTATCCGCACTCTAAC GGCTTCAGGACAGGTGGGTACAGGTGATACGTGCTCCTCAGCCGCAAGTTTTACAATACCTCCAGGAGAGAGTCAGATCAACCACATCGCCATCAATTCTTCTGGATCTTTCCTGTACGCTGCCGCTGGCAATGCCGTACGCATGTGGGATCTCCGCAA GTTTGCATCCACGGGGAAGCTGACCGGCCATTTGGGAGCCGTCACTTGTCTGACTGTTGATAAGTTGGCCAATGGACAAGATCTTGTCCTCTCAGGCTCCAAGGACCACCACATCAAA ATGTTTGAGGTAGCAGAAGCCACCCAGGGTAGCGTCAGCTCCTGCCACACGTTTGATCCCGCTCACCTGGACAGCGTTGAGTCCCTCAGCGTGCACGGTGACTTCTTCTACAGCGGCTCCAGAGATTGCTACATCAAAAAGTGGGATTTGGCGAGTAAGAAGCTGCTGCAG CAGACGGCAAGCGCGCAGACAGACTGGGTCAGCGCTCTGGCCGTGGTTCCTGGCTCTTCGGCCCTGCTCAGCGGATGCAGAGGAGGGCTGCTACGCCTCTGGCACGCTGACTCGCTCGCAGCCCTCGGCGAGGTTCAAGGCCATGATAGTCCGATTAATGGCCTGGCCTCCAACAGCAGCCAACTGTTCACAGCATCCGA CGACCGCACAGTGAAGATTTGGGAAGCCAAAGGATCCCTGGAAGATGGCGTCCACTGA
- the LOC131132004 gene encoding kinesin-like protein KIF21A isoform X1 yields the protein MSSGPDESSVRVALRIRPQLAREKIEGCHICTYVMPGEPQVFLGKDKAFTYDYVFDMDTQQDAIYTNCTERLIDGCFEGYNATIFAYGQTGSGKTYTMGTGFDVNIGEDELGIIPRAVNHLFRGIEERRQAATEQGKPVPEFKINAQFLELYNEEVLDLFDTTRDIETRRQKSNVRIHEDASGGIYTVGVTTRSVTSAAEMIQCLKLGALSRTTASTQMNVQSSRSHAIFTIHLCQVRMCSPDNENTTDKRIANDSEIDEFETLTAKFHFVDLAGSERLKRTGATGDRAKEGISINCGLLALGNVISALGDRSKRSTHVPYRDSKLTRLLQDSLGGNSQTVMIACISPSDRDFMETLNTLKYANRARNIKNKVVVNQDRASQQISALRTEIARLQMELMEYKTGKRTVGEDGMEGINDLVHENSMLQTENNNLRVRVKAMQETIDAQRARLTQILSDGANHALAKTGEGNEEIGNMVHNYIKEIEELRTKLLESEALNENLRKILSRASTRSSLYAGPASFSPVLLGPEKEASDVIEMAKRDLEKLKKKEKKKKKRLRQCQESHHEDASVVKEENPGNDVEVEASDHEEGEDCDGEEEDSDTAGEETSEESESEELDEKENVQADLANITCEIAIKQKLIDELENSQRRLHTLKQQYEQKLVMLQNKIRDTQLERDKVLHNMGKRGSKIVPFRHRRHDLPSSAGSVETCTEEKAKKIKAEYEKKLNSMNKELQKLQSAQKEHARLLKSQSQYEKQLKKLQQDVTEMKKTKVALMRQMKEQQERNRATECKRNREIASLKKDQRRAEHQVKQLEAQRRQQELILRRKNEEVTALRRQVRPVSGKVTRKVTTPETLPEASHRSTPGRPHSSGTSASNGSRSSPVWTRSVYLTRTARAKWQSLERRVTDIIMQRMTISNMETDMNRLLKQREELTKRRERVSRKKTKMVAEGADTERPLTSLNEELESLSANIDYINDSIADCQANIMQMEEAKEEGDTVDVTAVISSCNLSEARFLLDHFMTMSINKGLQAAQKDSQLKVMEGRLKQTEINSATQNQLLFHMLKEKAEINPELDALLGSALQELGYLSPENGDEDSSDESTPSPAAEGSTLTSDLMKLCGETRLRSKARRRTTTQMELLYASSGDHSSDSPTGDFSGPLLSIMEHQDGLPDTHRTPDREPTVSPSLTRPVGGFRSRSPTSTPERRQLERSPLSRRKLQEKGGAATSVCIGNDYKTLLDESPVFEGNRGVIHTVPPPKTTKAAKLQCVHIAEGHTKPVLCVDATEDLLFTGSKDRTCKVWNLVTGQEIMSLAEHPSSVVSVRYTSSLVFTVSTAYIKVWDIRDCAKCIRTLTASGQVGTGDTCSSAASFTIPPGESQINHIAINSSGSFLYAAAGNAVRMWDLRKFASTGKLTGHLGAVTCLTVDKLANGQDLVLSGSKDHHIKMFEVAEATQGSVSSCHTFDPAHLDSVESLSVHGDFFYSGSRDCYIKKWDLASKKLLQQTASAQTDWVSALAVVPGSSALLSGCRGGLLRLWHADSLAALGEVQGHDSPINGLASNSSQLFTASDDRTVKIWEAKGSLEDGVH from the exons ATGAGCAGTGGACCGGATGAGAGCTCGGTGCGAGTGGCACTGAG GATTCGTCCTCAGTTGGCCAGAGAGAAGATCGAGGGTTGCCATATTTGCACATACGTGATGCCCGGGGAGCCGCAGGTGTTTCTGGGCAAGGACAAAGCCTTCACTTACGACTATGTCTTCGACATGGACACCCAGCAGGACGCCATCTACACTAACTGCACCGAGAGGCTGATTGATGGCTGCTTCGAGGGCTACAACGCTACCATATTTGCATACGGACAG ACCGGCTCGGGAAAGACATACACCATGGGAACCGGCTTTGACGTCAACATCGGCGAGGATGAGCTAGGTATCATTCCCAGGGCCGTCAACCACCTGTTTCGGGGAATCGAGGAGCGCAGGCAGGCCGCCACGGAACAGGGAAAGCCCGTCCCGGAGTTTAAAATCAACGCTCAGTTCTTGGag cTGTACAACGAGGAAGTACTGGACCTGTTCGACACGACGCGAGACATCGAAACCAGGAGGCAGAAATCCAACGTCCGCATCCATGAGGATGCCAGCGGAGGCATCTACACGGTTGGCGTCACCACACGCAGCGTCACTTCTGCCGCCGAG ATGATCCAGTGTTTGAAGCTGGGCGCTCTCTCCAGAACCACGGCCAGCACTCAGATGAACGTCCAGAGTTCGCGCTCCCACGCCATCTTCACTATCCACCTGTGCCAAGTTCGAATGTGCTCACCAGACAAC GAAAACACCACAGACAAGCGCATAGCGAATGATTCGGAAATCGACGAGTTTGAGACGCTGACGGCTAAGTTCCACTTTGTGGACCTAGCAGGTTCTGAGAGGCTGAAGAGGACTGGAGCAACAGGTGACAGAGCCAAGGAAGGCATCTCCATCAACTGTGGACTG CTGGCCCTGGGCAATGTCATCAGCGCTTTAGGTGACCGAAGTAAGCGCTCCACTCATGTGCCTTACAGAGACTCCAAACTCACCCGCCTCTTGCAGGACTCCCTTGGCGGCAACAG TCAAACAGTGATGATCGCCTGCATCAGCCCGTCAGACCGCGACTTCATGGAGACTTTAAACACCCTCAAGTACGCCAACCGAGCACGTAACATCAAAAACAAGGTGGTGGTGAACCAGGACAGAGCCAGCCAGCAGATCAGCGCCCTGAGGACTGAGATAGCACGTCTCCAGATGGAGCTGATGGAGTACAAGACG GGTAAGCGAACAGTAGGCGAAGACGGCATGGAGGGGATCAACGACTTGGTCCATGAGAACTCCATGTTGCAGACGGAGAATAACAACCTGAGGGTCAGGGTGAAGGCCATGCAGGAGACCATTGACGCCCAACGAGCCAGACTCACTCAGATACTCAGTGATGGAGCCAACCACGCCCTGGCCAAAACAG GTGAAGGCAACGAGGAAATCGGGAACATGGTCCATAACTACATCAAGGAAATCGAGGAGCTCAG aACCAAACTTCTGGAAAGTGAGGCTCTAAACGAGAACCTCAGGAAGATCCTTTCCCGTGCTTCCACTCGCTCCTCCTTGTACGCCGGTCCCGCCTCCTTCTCCCCTGTCCTGCTGGGGCCTGAGAAGGAGGCCAGTGATGTcatagagatggccaagagaGATCTGGAGAAGCTCAAGAAgaaggaaaagaagaagaaaaagag ACTGAGGCAGTGCCAGGAGAGTCACCACGAGGATGCCAG cgttGTTAAGGAAGAAAACCCAGGCAATGATGTCGAGGTG GAGGCCAGTGACCATGAGGAAGGCGAGGACTGTGATGGAGAGGAAGAGGACTCGGACACAGCAGGAGAGGAGACGTCTGAGGAGTCCGAGTCTGAGGAGCTGGATGAAAAAG AAAATGTCCAGGCGGACCTGGCCAACATCACGTGCGAGATCGCCATCAAGCAGAAGCTCATAGATGAACTGGAGAACAGCCAGCGGCGCCTTCACACGCTCAAACAGCAGTACGAGCAGAAGCTGGTGATGCTGCAGAATAAGATCAGGGACACGCAGCTGGAGAGAGACAAAGTTCTCCATAATATGGGTAAGAGAGGCAGCAAAATTGTACCTTTTAGACATCGTAGGCATGATTTACCTTCATCCGCAGGTTCTGTTGAGACGTGCACAGAGGAAAAGGCAAAAAAGATCAAGGCGGAGTACGAGAAGAAGCTGAACTCCATGAACAAGGAGCTGCAGAAGCTCCAGTCGGCTCAGAAGGAGCATGCCCGGCTGTTGAAGAGCCAGTCCCAGTATGAGAAGCAGCTCAAGAAACTGCAGCAGGACGTCACCGAGATGAAGAAGACGAAG GTGGCACTGATGCGTCAAATGAAGGAGCAACAGGAGCGTAATCGAGCTACAGAGTGCAAAAGGAACAGGGAGATAGCTTCTCTGAAGAAAGACCAGCGGAGAGCTGAG CACCAAGTGAAGCAGCTGGAGGCTCAGAGGAGACAACAAGAGTTAATCTTACGCAGGAAGAACGAAGAG GTGACTGCTCTGAGGAGGCAGGTGAGGCCAGTGTCTGGCAAGGTGACCAGGAAAGTCACCACACCCGAAACACTCCCAGAAGCATCCCATCGGAGCACTCCAGGAAGGCCGCATTCCTCCGGAACATCAGCATCCAACGGCTCCAG AAGCTCTCCTGTGTGGACAAGAAGCGTCTACCTCACCCGCACAGCCAGGGCCAAATGGCAGTCTCTGGAGAGACGCGTCACTGACATCATCATGCAGAGGATGACCATCTCCAACATGGAGACGGACATGAATCGACTCCTGAAG CAAAGGGAGGAGCTTACCAAGCGGAGGGAGCGAGTATCCCGAAAGAAGACAAAGATGGTGGCCGAGGGTGCCGATACAGAGCGCCCGCTGACCTCCTTGAACGAGGAGCTGGAGTCTTTGAGTGCCAACATTGACTACATCAACGACAGCATTGCAGACTGCCAGGCCAACATCATGCAGATGGAGGAGGCCAAG GAGGAAGGAGACACGGTAGATGTTACGGCAGTGATCAGCTCGTGTAATCTCTCAGAGGCACGCTTCCTTTTGGACCATTTCATGACCATGTCCATCAATAAG GGTCTTCAGGCGGCTCAGAAAGACTCCCagctgaaggtgatggagggcCGGCTGAAGCAGACGGAGATCAACAGCGCCACCCAGAACCAGCTCCTGTTCCACATGCTGAAGGAGAAAGCCGAGATCAATCCGGAGCTGGACGCCCTCCTGGGTAGCGCCCTTCAAG AGTTAGGTTACCTGTCACCAG AAAATGGAGACGAAGACAGCAGTGATGAGTCCACCCCCAGCCCGGCTGCAGAGGGGag CACGCTGACGTCAGATCTGATGAAGTTATGTGGTGAAACCAGGCTGAGAAGTAAG GCTCGCAGAAGGACCACGACCCAGATGGAGCTGCTTTACGCCAGCTCTGGGGATCATTCCTCCGACTCCCCCACAGGGGACTTCTCTGGCCCTTTGCTTTCCATCATGGAGCATCAGGACGGGCTTCCAGACACTCACAGAACTCCTGACCGTGAACCGACTGTCTCTCCGTCTCTCACCCGTCCAGTCGGGGG TTTCAGATCCAGGTCACCGACGAGCACCCCTGAGAGGAGGCAGCTTGAGCGCTCGCCCCTCAGCCGCAGGAAGCTGCAGGAGAAAGGGGGAGCAGCCACTTCAGTTTGCATAGGAAATGACTACAAAACACT attggATGAGTCTCCTGTATTTGAAGGCAATAG AGGCGTAATCCACACCGTGCCCCCTCCCAAGACCACCAAGGCGGCCAAACTCCAATGTGTGCACATCGCCGAGGGACACACCAAGCCCGTCCTCTGTGTGGACGCCACAGAGGATCTACTCTTCACTGGATCGAAAG ATCGAACGTGTAAGGTGTGGAACCTGGTGACGGGTCAGGAGATCATGTCTTTAGCGGAGCATCCCAGCAGTGTTGTCTCAGTCAG GTACACTTCCAGCCTCGTCTTTACGGTCTCTACTGCTTACATCAAAGTGTGGGACATACGGGATTGTGCAAAATGTATCCGCACTCTAAC GGCTTCAGGACAGGTGGGTACAGGTGATACGTGCTCCTCAGCCGCAAGTTTTACAATACCTCCAGGAGAGAGTCAGATCAACCACATCGCCATCAATTCTTCTGGATCTTTCCTGTACGCTGCCGCTGGCAATGCCGTACGCATGTGGGATCTCCGCAA GTTTGCATCCACGGGGAAGCTGACCGGCCATTTGGGAGCCGTCACTTGTCTGACTGTTGATAAGTTGGCCAATGGACAAGATCTTGTCCTCTCAGGCTCCAAGGACCACCACATCAAA ATGTTTGAGGTAGCAGAAGCCACCCAGGGTAGCGTCAGCTCCTGCCACACGTTTGATCCCGCTCACCTGGACAGCGTTGAGTCCCTCAGCGTGCACGGTGACTTCTTCTACAGCGGCTCCAGAGATTGCTACATCAAAAAGTGGGATTTGGCGAGTAAGAAGCTGCTGCAG CAGACGGCAAGCGCGCAGACAGACTGGGTCAGCGCTCTGGCCGTGGTTCCTGGCTCTTCGGCCCTGCTCAGCGGATGCAGAGGAGGGCTGCTACGCCTCTGGCACGCTGACTCGCTCGCAGCCCTCGGCGAGGTTCAAGGCCATGATAGTCCGATTAATGGCCTGGCCTCCAACAGCAGCCAACTGTTCACAGCATCCGA CGACCGCACAGTGAAGATTTGGGAAGCCAAAGGATCCCTGGAAGATGGCGTCCACTGA